The Devosia sp. genome segment CAAATGCTTGCAGCGCTTGATCAATTGGGCGCCGGTGATGTCGTGCTTCTGCACGGCTGCTGCCACAATCCGACGGGTGCGAACCTCAGCGATGCGCAGTGGGATCAGGTCGCCAGGAGCCTCGCCCGCACCGGCGCGCTGCCCTTCATCGATCTGGCCTATCTCGGTTTCGGCGATGGCATCGAGGCCGATGCCTATGGCACCCGCAAGATTCTATCCTCGGTCCCCGAAGCTCTGATAGCATTCTCGGGCTCGAAGAATTTCGGCCTTTATCGCGAACGTGTCGGCGCCGCCATCCTGGTCGCCCGCACCGCCGAGGAAGCCGAAGTCACCAATTCGCAGCTGCTCAACATCATTCGCGGCGCCTATTCCCAGCCCCCCGACCATGGCGCGGAGATCATCCGCACCATCCTCGAGGACGCGAGCTTGCGCGCCGAGTGGGAAGAGGAGCTTGGAATCATGCGTAACCGTATGATTTCATTGCGTAAAAAGTTGTCGGAGGCCATTCGCGAGCGGTCCAATTCCACCGATTTTGACTTTGTGGCCGATCACCGGGGCATGTTTTCCCTGCTCGGTCTCAGCAATGATGCGGTCGAACATCTCAAAGCCGCAAACGGGGTCTATATGACCGGGGATAGCCGCATCAATGTCGCCGGTATTCCCGAAGATCGCGTCGGCGATCTGGCGGAAGCGTTTTTGAGCGCCGTTCGCTGATCGCACGCCTTGCGGCCCCGCGCCGCCATGGCTACATCTGGATAAACGGTCCGCTGAAAGCGTTTCCAGCAAATGTGCACCGCGATTTTGCGGTTCGGAAACGCGACAAGTTACTAGGAGGGAACGATGAAGTTCTTCGTCGACACTGCAGACACCGCCGCCATCAAGGAACTCAACGACGCTGGTCTCATCAACGGCGTGACCACCAATCCGTCGCTGATCGCCAAGTCCGGCCGTGACTTCAAGGAAGTCATCAAGGAAATCTGTGCCATCACGCCCGATCCGGTCTCGGCCGAAGTCGCGAGCCTTGAATATGACGGCATGGTCGCCGAAGGCGAGCACCTGGCCAAGATCGCCAAGAATGTCGTCATCAAGCTGCCGCTGACGCTCAATGGCCTCAAGGCCACCAAGTACTTCAAGGACAAGGGTATTCCGACCAACGTTACCCTGTGCTTCTCGGCCAATCAGGCCCTGCTCGCCGCCAAGGCCGGCGCGACCTATATCTCGCCCTTTATCGGCCGCCTCGACGATATCAATCTCGATGGCATGGAGCTGATCGAGAACATCCGTCAGATCTACGACAACTACCAGTTCGAAACCCAGATCCTGGCCGCTTCGATCCGCTCGCCCAACCACGTCACCCAGGCCGCCCTGGCCGGTGCCGATGTGGCCACCATCCCGCCCGACGTGATCAAGAAGCTGGCCAGCCACCCGCTGACCGACAAGGGCATCGAAGGCTTCCTCAAGGATTGGGCCGGCACTGGCCAGTCGATCCTTTAGGGTCCATGCTCTTCCTTCTCCCCTTGTGGGAGAAGGTGGCGCGAAGCGCCGGATGAGGGGCGCTGCGTGAAATCGGGAGACCCCTCACCCGTCTCGGCCTCCGGCCGATCCACCCTGTCCCACAAGGGGAGAGGGGCCGGCCGCTGACGAGGGAAAAGACCCATGGCCGATACCGACCTCGCATCGCAGATCAAAGCCGCGCTCGTTGACGTCGAAATCCCCGGCGGAGCCGATCTCGCTGGTTATGCAGGGCTCTCCGAGATCATCGTCACGCCTGGCGCCGTGGCCTTTGCCATTTCGGTGGCGCCCGGCATGGAGGCTGCCTTCGGCCCGGCCCGCGACGCCGCAAAAGCGGTGGCGGAACGCCTTGGTGGTGCGCGCAAGGTCATGGTCTCGCTGACCGCCGAGAAAACCAACACGCCCAAGTTCAGCCACGGCAAGGCAACGCCGCCGGGCAAGACCCGCGTTCCGGGCATCAAGCGCATCATCGCGGTGGGGTCCGGCAAGGGCGGGGTCGGCAAGTCCACCACTTCGGTCAATCTCGCGCTGTCGCTGGCCAGCGAAGGCCTCAAGGTCGGTATTCTCGATGCCGATCTCTACGGGCCTTCGGTGCCAAAACTGCTGGGCCTCGAAGGCCGGCCCGCCATGCGGGACGACGGCATTTTCACCCCGCATGAGGCGTTCGGGCTGAAGGTCATCTCGATCGGCTCCATGCTTGTGCCCGGCCAGGCGGTGGTCTGGCGCGGCCCCATGGCGACCTCGGCCCTGCGCCAATTGTTGCGCGAAACCGCATGGGGCGATCTCGACGCGCTGGTGATCGACCTGCCGCCGGGCACGGGTGACATCCACATCGCATTGTTTCAGCAAACCATTGTCGAAGGCGTGGTCATCGTCTCGACGCCGCAGGACCTGGCGCTCATCGATGCCCAGAAGGCGGTGGATATGCTGCGCCGCATGTCTGTGCCGGTCCTCGGCCTCGTCGAAAACATGAGCTATTTCATCGCCCCCGATACCGGCAACCGCTACGATATTTTCGGCAGCGGCGGCGCCGAAAGGGCCGCCGGCCGGCTGGACATTCCATTCCTGGGCGCCATCCCGCTGGTCATGTCCATTCGCGAAAATTCCGACGCCGGTGTGCCCCCGGTCGCTGCTATGCCCGAGGGCGCGGAGGCGCAGGCCTATCGCCTCATCGCCCGGCGGCTGATTTCCAGCGTGCCGTGACGACCCGGTTCGGGCCACGTGCTTTCGCCATTTAAATCGATTGCGGAAATCGATTGCATCGCTTCCCGCCCAGATGGTATTCCGCTTGCCCACAAGGGTGCAAAGCCCGTCTGGAGGGACCATGTTTTCATTTGAGCGTCGCGATTTCGGGCCGGACTTCACCTTTGGCGTCGCTACGGCCGCCTATCAGATCGAGGGTGGGCAAGGCCATGGTCGCGGCTCTTCGATCTGGGACACCTTCTCGTCCACGCCCGGCAATGTGCACAATGGCGATACCGGGCTCAACGCCTGCAATCACTACGACCTCTGGCCGCAGGATCTCGACCTGATCGGCGAAGGCGGGTTCGACGCCTATCGCTTCTCATTCGCCTGGCCGCGCCTCATTCCCGAGGGCACCGGCGCCGTCAACCAGGAAGGCGTCGACTTCTACGACCGCCTGATCGATGGCATGCTCGAACGCGGCATCAAGCCCTATGCCACGCTCTATCATTGGGACCTGCCCTCGACCCTGCAGGATCGGGGCGGCTGGATGAACCGCGATATCGCCGGCTGGTTCGCCGATTATGCGGCGCTGATCGCCGACAAGTTCGGCAGCCGGCTCCATGCCACGGCCACCATCAACGAGCCCTGGTGCGTAGCCTTCCTCAGCCATTTCCTCGGCATCCATGCGCCCGGCTATCGCGACCTGCGCGCCGCCGCCCGCGCTATGCACCACGTGCTCTTTGCCCATGGCACGGCAATAGACGCGCTGCGCGCCAATGGCGTCAACAATCTGGGCATTGTGCTGAACCTGGAAAAGTCCGAGCCGGCCACCGATAGCGAAGCCGATAAGGCCGCGTGCAATTTCGGCGATGCCCTGTTCAACCGCTGGTATCTCGGCGGCGTTTTCAAGGGCCAGTATCCGGCCGAGATGACCGAGTGGCTCGCCCCCTATCTGCCCGTCAATTATCAGGACGACATGGCGGTGGTGTCCCGGCCGCTCGACTGGCTCGGGATCAACTACTATACGCGCGGCCTCTACAAGGCTTCGAGTGAGCCCGGTCGCCCGGTCGAGCAGGTCAAGGGGCCGCTCGAAAAGACCGATATCGGTTGGGAGATTTACCCCAAGGGTCTGTCGGACCTGCTGGTTCGCGTTTCCAGCGACTACACCAAGCTGCCGATCTACGTGACCGAGAACGGCATGGCCGAGGCCGAAGGCGACGACGATCCGCGCCGCGTCAAATATTACGACGATCACCTCAAGGCGGTGCTGGCAGCAAAGGCCGAAGGGGCCGATGTGCGCGGCTATTTTGCCTGGTCGCTGCTCGACAATTACGAATGGGCCGAGGGCTACAACAAGCGTTTCGGCCTGGTCCATGTCGATTACGACACGCAGAAGCGTACGCCCAAGGCCAGCTATCGATCGTTCCAGGGACTGCTCCACAACACGCGCTGATCGGTGTATCCGGGATGTGAACCATCCCGGAGCCCACATGACCCAGGCGAGCACTGACCTGCCCGAAAGCCTGCAGCGGCTGGAATATCTACTCACCCAGGCGGTGGGTGGCGCCGAATCCCTTTCGGCTCTCGACGGCTATCTGGCCGGCGTCCTGGCCAGTCCCGATCCCATTTCCCGGCGCGAATGGTGGCCGGGCTGGCTGGTCGATGCCGGTGATGCCGAGCTCGACCGGGCCGTCGCGGCGCGATTTGCCGAGATCGAGGCTGAACTGGCGGCCGGCCGATACGCCCCGCTCTATGATGTCGACGACCAGACCGGCGAAATCGATTGGCCCCAGTGGCTCGCCGGGTTCGAGCAGGCCATGCAATTGCGCTTCGCGCTTTGGGACGAGCTGCTGCGGCATCCATTCCAGGATGTGTTGGGTGAGGCAGCGACGCGCCTTGCGACCGCATTGCTGATGGCCCAGCCGGGCTTTGGCCCCGATGACAGCGCCAGCGAAGCCGATTGGGCCGCGTTCGATGCCGAGCGGCAGCAGGTGCCGCGCAATCTGGCCATCGCCACCATGCTGCTCTATCAGGCCGCGCACCGGCGCTCTTGATTACGCCACGTCAGGCAGGCGTGCGGCCATCAGCGCTTTCGTCAGCTTGTGCTGCGGCCGGGCGAAGAGGGCATCGGGCGTACCCTGTTCGACGATGCGCCCCGCTTCCATGACCAGCACCCGGTCGGCAATGGTCGAGACCATGTCGAGATCGTGGGTGATCACCAGATAGGTGAGCCCATGCTCGTCCTGCAGCCGCGCCAGCAGGGTCAGCACATCGGTGCGCACGGACACGTCCAGCGCCGAAACCGGCTCGTCCAGCACCACCAGCCGGGGTCGTGTCACCATGGCCCGGGCAATGGCCAGGCGTTGCCGCTGCCCGCCCGAGAAGGCGTGTGGATAGCGTGCGAGCATGGCGGCGTCGAGCCCGACTGAGGTGATGGCTTCGACCAGCCGTGCCTCGCGTTCGGCAGCCGCCATCGGGCCGAGCAGGTGCAGCGGTTCGGCGAACGAGTCGGCGATGGTCATGCGCGGATCGAAGCTGCTGAACGGATCCTGGAACACCAGAGACATATTGGCGCGCAACCGGCCCGGCAGGTCCTTTCCGCGATAGCGTGTGCCGTCCAGACGCATCTGGCCTTCGCTGGCGCTGTCGAGGCCCACGATCATCCGGGCCAGCGTGGTCTTGCCGCAACCCGATGGACCCACAAGCGCGACGCATTCGCCTTGGTGCAGGGTCAGGTCGACCCTGTCGACAGCCCGCAACAGGCCTTCGCCCCAGAACCAGAAGCCGCCTTGCCGATAGTCGCGGGAAATGCCCTCGACCTCGAGGAGTGGGCCCCCGATGGCCCTGCGCGCGCCCGCTGGCGGCTGCCCACGGGCGGCGCGGACCAGTTCTGCCGTATAGGGCGATTGTGGCTTTCGGAATACCCGCGATGCCTCCCCGGTCTCGACCAGGCGGCCGGCCCGCATCACCCCGACATGGGTGCACAAAGCTGCGACGGCTCTGATATCGTGGCTTATGAACAACAGGGTCATGTTGCGGCGGTTGCAGACTTCCCCGATCAGGTCGAGCACCTTGCGCTGGGTGATGACGTCCAGCGCCGAAGTCGGCTCGTCGGCAATCATCAGTTCGGGCTCGCTGGCCAGCGCCATGGCGATCATGGCGCGCTGCCGCTGCCCGCCCGAAAGCTGGTGCGGATAGCGGGCGCCATGGTTCGGCTCCAGGCCCACTTCCCGCAACAGGTCCGGCACCACCAGTTGCGGCGCGGCGGTGGTTTCCGCCAGGCGGATCGCCTCCTCGATCTGGTCGGCGACCAGCATCAGCGGATTGAGCGCCGTCATCGGTTCCTGAAACACCATGCCGACCCGCTTGCCGCGCATCCGGGCCATGGTGCGTTCGTCGCGGGGCAGGGGCGTGCCGTCAAAGCGGATCGTGCCGCGCGCATCGGCGGTCTCCGGCAGCAATCCGCTGATGGCGAGGGCCGTCAGCGATTTGCCGGAGCCGCTCTCCCCGATCAGCCCGAACCGGTCGCCCCGCTCGATGCGCAACGTCAGATCCTGCAGCACGTCCCGGCCGTCAAAACCGATGTTGAAGCCGTCGATCTCAACCAGCGCCATGGTTCAACCCCTCCCGCTTGAGCCTGGGGTCGAGGGCATCGCGCAATCCGTCGCCGGCGATATTGAGCCCGATCACCATGATCACGATGGTGAGGCCCGGCACCACGCTGAGCCAGGGATGAATCAGAAACAGGCTCTGCACGTCGCGCAGCATGAGGCCGAGGCTGGTGGCTGGGGGCTGGGTGCCCAGCCCGATATAGGAGAGACCTGCTTCGGCGAGAATGCCCAGTGACAGTTGGATCGTCCCCTGCACGATGATCAGGCTCATGATATTGGGCAACAGGTGCCGTGCGGCAATCGCCGTATTGCCCAGCCCGGCCACCCGCGCTGCCGCCACGTAATCCTGGGTGCCGATCGCCAGGGCGCCGCCACGCGCCACTCGGGCAAAGACGGGGATATTGAACACGCCGATGGCGACAATGGCGTTGATTTCGCCCGGACCGAGCAGCGCCGCGATCAAAATGGCGACGACCACGGCCGGGAAGGCGAAGGTGACATCGGAGATGCGCAGCACCACCCACTCCACCGCCCCGCCCCAGGCGGCCGCCGCCAGCCCCATGGGCACGCCGACACCCATGCCGATGCCGACAGCCGTGGCCGCGACGATCAGGCTGGTCAGGGTGCCGCTCATGGCCAGGGACAGCATGTCCCTGCCCAGATGGTCCGTGCCCAGCCAGTGGGCCGCGCTCGGCCCCTGAAAGCGCCGACCAATGACAATCTGCTCGATGGGGTAGGGGCTCCACCACAGCGACACGATTGCGAGCAGCAGGAAGACCAGGCTGATGACCAGCCCAGTCGCGAGGCTCGGATGCCGGAGGAGCTGCCGAATGCTCATGCCGAGCGCCCCCGCAGGCGGGGATCGACCAGCGCATAGGCCAGGTCGGTCAGGAGCATGGTGGCGCTCACCACCAGGACCAGGATGATCGTCGCGCTGCGCACCAGCACAAGGTCGCGCTCGGAAATCGCGGTAAAGATCAGCCGGCCGATGCCAGGCAGGTAAAAGACGTTCTCGACGATGATGGTGCCAGCAATGAGATAGGCAAATTGCAGGCCGAGAATGGTCAGCACCGGCAGCATGGCATTGCGTAATCCATGCCGCCACACCGCCTCACCCAGTGTCAGCCCCTTGGCCCGTGCAGTGCGGATGAAATCCTGCCCCGTCACGTCCACGAGGGCGGTGCGCATGACCCGCGCCAGGATGGAGGCCTGCGGCAGCGCCAGCGCGAGGCCGGGGAGCACGAGGCCGCGCAATGCGGCGCCCGGATCCTCATGCCAGGGTACGAATCCGCCCGTCGGCAGCCATTTGAGGCTCACCGCAAAGACCAGGGTCAAAAGCATCCCAAACCAGAAATTGGGGATCGCCACGCCGATCTGCGCCAGAACCATGAGCACGGTGTCGGTCGCCTTGCCACGGCGCCGGGCCGCCAGGATACCAATGGGCAGGCCCACCACGACGGATACGATCATGGCGATGACAGCCAGCGGCAGCGTCACGCTCAGGCGTTCCAGCATCAGGGTAGAGACGGCCACCCGCTGGGTCTGCGACACACCGAAGTCGCCGCCCATCATGCCGAAAAGCCAGGCGAAGAACCGTTCATGCGCCGGCGCATCGAGGCCCATCTGGGTGCGGAGCGCCGCAACGGCGGCATCGCTGGCATTGATCCCCAGGATAAACCGCGCCGGATCGCCCGGCAGCAGGTCGAGCAGGACGAAAATCACCAGCGCCGCGAAAAACAGCGTCGCGGCGAAACCGAGTAGCCGGCCAAGCAGATATCGTGTCACCGCGTGGCCACCGGCGGTGCCATCATGCCGGGTGCCGCCGGGCCCACGCGGCCCTTACTCCATCCAGTGGATGTCGCGCAGCACCAGCCCCTCGACGGGCGCGTTCTGCCACATGCCCTCGAGCTTGGCATTCCAGACACCTGTCTGGGCCAGCTCGAACAGATAGCCGTTGACCGCATCCTGGGCGATGATGGTCTGGAATTCCTGCGCCAGGCGCTTGCGTTCGGCCTCGTCGGTCGTGGCATTGAGCGTCTCGTTCAAGCTCTGAACTTCGGCATTGTCATAGCCGAAATAGTAGTCAGGATTGGCATAGATACCAATGTCGAACGGCTCGACATGGCTGACGATCGTCAGGTCGAAGTCCTTGTTCGTCAAGACATCTTCGA includes the following:
- a CDS encoding ABC transporter ATP-binding protein; this translates as MALVEIDGFNIGFDGRDVLQDLTLRIERGDRFGLIGESGSGKSLTALAISGLLPETADARGTIRFDGTPLPRDERTMARMRGKRVGMVFQEPMTALNPLMLVADQIEEAIRLAETTAAPQLVVPDLLREVGLEPNHGARYPHQLSGGQRQRAMIAMALASEPELMIADEPTSALDVITQRKVLDLIGEVCNRRNMTLLFISHDIRAVAALCTHVGVMRAGRLVETGEASRVFRKPQSPYTAELVRAARGQPPAGARRAIGGPLLEVEGISRDYRQGGFWFWGEGLLRAVDRVDLTLHQGECVALVGPSGCGKTTLARMIVGLDSASEGQMRLDGTRYRGKDLPGRLRANMSLVFQDPFSSFDPRMTIADSFAEPLHLLGPMAAAEREARLVEAITSVGLDAAMLARYPHAFSGGQRQRLAIARAMVTRPRLVVLDEPVSALDVSVRTDVLTLLARLQDEHGLTYLVITHDLDMVSTIADRVLVMEAGRIVEQGTPDALFARPQHKLTKALMAARLPDVA
- a CDS encoding GH1 family beta-glucosidase, which gives rise to MFSFERRDFGPDFTFGVATAAYQIEGGQGHGRGSSIWDTFSSTPGNVHNGDTGLNACNHYDLWPQDLDLIGEGGFDAYRFSFAWPRLIPEGTGAVNQEGVDFYDRLIDGMLERGIKPYATLYHWDLPSTLQDRGGWMNRDIAGWFADYAALIADKFGSRLHATATINEPWCVAFLSHFLGIHAPGYRDLRAAARAMHHVLFAHGTAIDALRANGVNNLGIVLNLEKSEPATDSEADKAACNFGDALFNRWYLGGVFKGQYPAEMTEWLAPYLPVNYQDDMAVVSRPLDWLGINYYTRGLYKASSEPGRPVEQVKGPLEKTDIGWEIYPKGLSDLLVRVSSDYTKLPIYVTENGMAEAEGDDDPRRVKYYDDHLKAVLAAKAEGADVRGYFAWSLLDNYEWAEGYNKRFGLVHVDYDTQKRTPKASYRSFQGLLHNTR
- a CDS encoding amino acid aminotransferase produces the protein MFENLTKAPGDKILALMGEYAADSRPTKIDLGVGVYKDEKGVTPVMSSVRKAEERILSNEKTKTYLGIAGNKGYGAAVLDLVLADSVDRARVRIAQAPGGTGSLWVLMQLINRARPGATVHVSDPTWANHNPIAIGAGLKVATYPYFDPETRGVKFEQMLAALDQLGAGDVVLLHGCCHNPTGANLSDAQWDQVARSLARTGALPFIDLAYLGFGDGIEADAYGTRKILSSVPEALIAFSGSKNFGLYRERVGAAILVARTAEEAEVTNSQLLNIIRGAYSQPPDHGAEIIRTILEDASLRAEWEEELGIMRNRMISLRKKLSEAIRERSNSTDFDFVADHRGMFSLLGLSNDAVEHLKAANGVYMTGDSRINVAGIPEDRVGDLAEAFLSAVR
- a CDS encoding Mrp/NBP35 family ATP-binding protein, yielding MADTDLASQIKAALVDVEIPGGADLAGYAGLSEIIVTPGAVAFAISVAPGMEAAFGPARDAAKAVAERLGGARKVMVSLTAEKTNTPKFSHGKATPPGKTRVPGIKRIIAVGSGKGGVGKSTTSVNLALSLASEGLKVGILDADLYGPSVPKLLGLEGRPAMRDDGIFTPHEAFGLKVISIGSMLVPGQAVVWRGPMATSALRQLLRETAWGDLDALVIDLPPGTGDIHIALFQQTIVEGVVIVSTPQDLALIDAQKAVDMLRRMSVPVLGLVENMSYFIAPDTGNRYDIFGSGGAERAAGRLDIPFLGAIPLVMSIRENSDAGVPPVAAMPEGAEAQAYRLIARRLISSVP
- a CDS encoding ABC transporter permease — encoded protein: MSIRQLLRHPSLATGLVISLVFLLLAIVSLWWSPYPIEQIVIGRRFQGPSAAHWLGTDHLGRDMLSLAMSGTLTSLIVAATAVGIGMGVGVPMGLAAAAWGGAVEWVVLRISDVTFAFPAVVVAILIAALLGPGEINAIVAIGVFNIPVFARVARGGALAIGTQDYVAAARVAGLGNTAIAARHLLPNIMSLIIVQGTIQLSLGILAEAGLSYIGLGTQPPATSLGLMLRDVQSLFLIHPWLSVVPGLTIVIMVIGLNIAGDGLRDALDPRLKREGLNHGAG
- a CDS encoding UPF0149 family protein, whose amino-acid sequence is MTQASTDLPESLQRLEYLLTQAVGGAESLSALDGYLAGVLASPDPISRREWWPGWLVDAGDAELDRAVAARFAEIEAELAAGRYAPLYDVDDQTGEIDWPQWLAGFEQAMQLRFALWDELLRHPFQDVLGEAATRLATALLMAQPGFGPDDSASEADWAAFDAERQQVPRNLAIATMLLYQAAHRRS
- a CDS encoding ABC transporter permease, translating into MTRYLLGRLLGFAATLFFAALVIFVLLDLLPGDPARFILGINASDAAVAALRTQMGLDAPAHERFFAWLFGMMGGDFGVSQTQRVAVSTLMLERLSVTLPLAVIAMIVSVVVGLPIGILAARRRGKATDTVLMVLAQIGVAIPNFWFGMLLTLVFAVSLKWLPTGGFVPWHEDPGAALRGLVLPGLALALPQASILARVMRTALVDVTGQDFIRTARAKGLTLGEAVWRHGLRNAMLPVLTILGLQFAYLIAGTIIVENVFYLPGIGRLIFTAISERDLVLVRSATIILVLVVSATMLLTDLAYALVDPRLRGRSA
- the fsa gene encoding fructose-6-phosphate aldolase, which encodes MKFFVDTADTAAIKELNDAGLINGVTTNPSLIAKSGRDFKEVIKEICAITPDPVSAEVASLEYDGMVAEGEHLAKIAKNVVIKLPLTLNGLKATKYFKDKGIPTNVTLCFSANQALLAAKAGATYISPFIGRLDDINLDGMELIENIRQIYDNYQFETQILAASIRSPNHVTQAALAGADVATIPPDVIKKLASHPLTDKGIEGFLKDWAGTGQSIL